A region from the Microbacterium lacus genome encodes:
- a CDS encoding aldo/keto reductase, translating to MILPRLGLGCMSLSHAYGIPPSPEEGLAVLRAALEEGVGMLDTATLYGGGRNEELVGRALAALGSARRDEVVLASKGGMALVDGVKTIDGRPETLRAQADASLRRLGVEHIDLYYLHRWDRGVPIGESVGALAELVAAGKIGAIGLSEVSVARLREALEVAPIAAVQNEYSLWSRNAELGMLDETRRQGVAFVAFSPVARGFLADAVGDPEEFAPKDIRRAMPRFQPPFWAANAALLPAWRALAAEAGCTPAQLALTWLLARGVVPIPGTTSVAHLRENQAALSLVVDAGLLARAGELIDTRTVAGPRYGAAQSAEVDAESFDHTASELEGAPAPEGEAAASVSATGEVRR from the coding sequence GTGATCCTGCCCCGGCTCGGGCTCGGCTGCATGTCGCTGAGCCATGCGTACGGCATCCCGCCCTCACCCGAGGAAGGTCTCGCGGTGCTGCGTGCCGCGCTCGAGGAGGGCGTCGGGATGCTGGACACCGCGACCCTGTACGGCGGCGGCCGCAACGAGGAGCTCGTCGGGCGCGCGCTCGCGGCTCTCGGCTCGGCGCGCCGTGATGAGGTCGTGCTCGCGAGCAAGGGAGGGATGGCCCTCGTCGACGGCGTGAAGACGATCGACGGGCGGCCCGAGACGCTGCGCGCGCAGGCCGACGCCTCGCTGCGCCGCCTCGGCGTCGAGCACATCGACCTGTACTACCTGCACCGGTGGGACCGCGGCGTGCCGATCGGCGAGAGCGTCGGTGCGCTCGCCGAGCTCGTCGCGGCCGGCAAGATCGGCGCGATCGGGCTGTCGGAAGTGTCGGTCGCACGTCTGCGCGAAGCGCTCGAGGTCGCTCCGATCGCCGCCGTGCAGAACGAGTACTCGCTGTGGAGCCGCAACGCCGAACTCGGGATGCTGGACGAGACGCGCCGGCAGGGCGTGGCGTTCGTCGCGTTCTCGCCGGTCGCCCGCGGGTTCCTCGCGGACGCCGTGGGCGATCCGGAGGAGTTCGCACCGAAGGACATCCGACGGGCGATGCCGCGCTTCCAACCGCCTTTCTGGGCAGCCAACGCCGCGCTCCTTCCCGCGTGGCGTGCGCTCGCCGCCGAGGCCGGCTGCACGCCCGCCCAGCTCGCCCTGACATGGCTGCTCGCGCGCGGCGTCGTGCCGATTCCGGGCACCACCTCGGTGGCCCATCTGCGTGAGAACCAGGCGGCGCTGTCCCTGGTGGTGGATGCGGGGCTGCTCGCGCGCGCCGGTGAACTCATCGACACAAGGACGGTCGCGGGTCCCCGCTACGGCGCCGCGCAGTCCGCCGAGGTCGATGCGGAATCCTTCGATCACACAGCGTCGGAGCTCGAGGGCGCTCCGGCGCCTGAGGGCGAGGCGGCGGCCTCGGTTTCGGCGACGGGCGAGGTCAGACGATGA
- a CDS encoding Gfo/Idh/MocA family oxidoreductase, protein MTEKVRVAVVGAAGAFGMKHLDGLAQVDDAEVTVVSGTRPEPTQAVAERYGVPAAVVGLDAVLERDDVDAVILATPTQMHAAQTQAVLAAGKHVQVEIPLADSLADAQATLAAAEASDRVAMVGHTRRFNPSHQWVHERVTAGEFAVQQMDVQTYFFRRTNTNAKGEPRSWTDHLLWHHAAHTVDLFAYQAGRIVQANALQGPLHPVLGIAMDMSIQLKSETGAICTLSLSFNNEGPFGTFFRYIGDTGTYIARYDDLVDGAENPIDVSQVAVSMNGIELQDREFIAAIREGREPNSSVRQVLDCYRVLAELEEQLA, encoded by the coding sequence ATGACTGAGAAGGTCCGGGTCGCCGTCGTCGGCGCCGCCGGCGCGTTCGGCATGAAGCACCTCGACGGTCTCGCCCAGGTCGACGACGCCGAGGTCACGGTCGTGAGCGGCACGCGTCCCGAGCCGACGCAGGCGGTCGCCGAGAGATACGGCGTGCCGGCCGCGGTCGTGGGACTGGATGCCGTCCTCGAGCGCGACGACGTCGACGCGGTGATCCTCGCCACGCCGACCCAGATGCACGCCGCGCAGACCCAGGCGGTGCTCGCCGCCGGCAAGCACGTGCAGGTGGAGATCCCCCTCGCGGACTCGCTCGCCGACGCCCAGGCCACCCTCGCCGCGGCGGAGGCGTCGGACCGCGTGGCGATGGTGGGCCACACCCGCCGCTTCAACCCGTCGCACCAGTGGGTGCATGAGCGCGTGACGGCGGGCGAGTTCGCCGTGCAGCAGATGGACGTGCAGACGTACTTCTTCCGTCGCACGAACACGAACGCGAAGGGGGAGCCGCGCTCGTGGACCGACCACCTGCTGTGGCACCACGCCGCGCACACGGTCGACCTGTTCGCCTACCAGGCGGGTCGGATCGTGCAGGCCAACGCCCTGCAGGGTCCGCTGCACCCCGTGCTCGGCATCGCGATGGACATGTCGATCCAGCTCAAGAGCGAGACCGGAGCGATCTGCACGCTGTCGCTGTCGTTCAACAACGAGGGACCGTTCGGAACGTTCTTCCGCTATATCGGCGACACCGGCACCTACATCGCCCGCTACGACGACCTCGTCGACGGCGCGGAGAACCCGATCGACGTGTCGCAGGTCGCGGTGAGCATGAACGGGATCGAGCTGCAGGACCGCGAGTTCATCGCCGCGATCCGCGAGGGTCGCGAGCCGAACTCCTCCGTGCGGCAGGTGCTGGACTGCTACCGGGTGCTGGCGGAACTGGAGGAACAGCTCGCGTGA
- a CDS encoding thiolase family protein has translation MPASFVYDAVRTPFGRAGGALSSVRPDDLAAVVMRAIVERTGLDPARVDDVIFGDANQAGEDNRNVARFGALLAGFPTSVPGVTVNRLCGSAVEAVIQGSRAIEAGDADVILAGGVESMSRAPYVVEKSAKPFPATGNQTMWNTAIGWRMTNPALRKDWTISNGQSAEKLAEIYGISRDAQDAFALRSHRLAALGWDAGAYEDEIVQVPGHELEMDEGIRVDTTLEKLGGLKALFAAEGSVTAGNSSSINDGASALLLGAEGVVDGEPLARIAARAAFGNDPDVFGVAPVEAANRALARAGRTWADVDVVELNEAFASQSLACLQLWPELDPERVNIHGGAIAIGHPLGASGGRIIGHAAHELARRGGGVAVAAICIGVGQGLAVVLER, from the coding sequence ATGCCCGCATCCTTCGTGTACGACGCCGTCCGCACCCCGTTCGGCCGGGCCGGCGGGGCACTGTCTTCCGTGCGACCGGACGACCTCGCCGCGGTCGTGATGCGCGCGATCGTCGAGCGGACCGGGCTCGACCCGGCGCGGGTGGACGACGTGATCTTCGGCGACGCGAACCAGGCCGGCGAGGACAACCGCAACGTCGCGCGATTCGGCGCGCTGCTCGCGGGCTTTCCGACGTCGGTGCCGGGTGTGACGGTGAACCGACTGTGCGGGTCGGCGGTGGAGGCCGTGATCCAGGGGTCGCGGGCGATCGAGGCGGGGGATGCCGACGTCATCCTCGCCGGCGGGGTGGAGTCGATGAGCCGGGCGCCGTACGTCGTGGAGAAGTCCGCGAAGCCCTTTCCCGCGACCGGCAACCAGACGATGTGGAACACCGCGATCGGCTGGCGCATGACGAACCCCGCGCTGCGCAAGGACTGGACGATCTCGAACGGGCAGTCGGCCGAGAAGCTCGCCGAGATCTACGGCATCTCGCGAGATGCGCAGGACGCGTTCGCGCTGCGCAGCCACCGGCTGGCAGCCCTGGGGTGGGATGCCGGAGCCTACGAAGACGAGATCGTGCAGGTCCCGGGGCATGAGTTGGAGATGGATGAAGGCATCCGGGTCGACACGACGCTCGAGAAGCTCGGCGGCCTGAAGGCGCTCTTCGCGGCGGAGGGATCGGTGACTGCGGGAAACTCGTCCTCGATCAACGACGGAGCCTCGGCGCTGCTGCTCGGCGCGGAAGGCGTGGTCGACGGTGAGCCGCTCGCGCGGATCGCCGCCCGCGCGGCGTTCGGCAACGACCCCGACGTCTTCGGTGTCGCGCCGGTCGAGGCCGCGAACCGCGCCCTCGCACGGGCCGGCAGGACGTGGGCCGATGTCGATGTCGTCGAGCTCAACGAGGCGTTCGCGTCGCAGAGTCTGGCGTGCCTGCAGTTGTGGCCCGAGCTGGATCCCGAGAGGGTGAACATCCACGGCGGCGCGATCGCGATCGGGCATCCGCTCGGCGCATCGGGCGGCCGCATCATCGGCCACGCGGCGCACGAGCTCGCGCGCCGCGGCGGCGGCGTCGCGGTCGCCGCGATCTGCATCGGGGTCGGCCAGGGGCTCGCCGTCGTGCTGGAGCGGTGA
- a CDS encoding IclR family transcriptional regulator domain-containing protein — MSESAAASNGDFVQSLARGLAVIRAFDAEHAELTLSDVARRADMTRAAARRFLLTLQTLGYVASDDRSFRLTPRVLELGFSYLSSLSLPEIVQPHLESLSREVGESVSAAVLDGTDIVYVARVPTRRIMSVRITIGTRFPAYATSMGRVLLAGLRPSDADAVLTASDLRPLTERTLAGPAVLREELAAVRAQGWALVDGELEPGLRSVAVPLHGRDGRVVAAVNVSTSATRDSVEHVRDAYLPALRAAAAAIDAELHLV; from the coding sequence GTGAGCGAGAGCGCAGCGGCATCGAACGGCGATTTCGTGCAGTCGCTGGCCCGCGGTCTCGCGGTGATCCGCGCCTTCGACGCCGAGCACGCAGAGCTGACCCTCAGCGACGTCGCTCGCCGCGCGGACATGACCCGGGCCGCAGCGCGCAGGTTCCTCCTCACCCTCCAGACGCTCGGATACGTCGCCTCCGACGACCGGTCCTTCCGGCTGACACCGCGCGTGCTCGAACTCGGATTCAGCTACCTGTCCTCCCTCTCGCTCCCCGAGATCGTGCAGCCGCATCTCGAGTCGCTGTCCCGTGAGGTCGGCGAGAGCGTGTCCGCCGCGGTCCTGGACGGCACGGACATCGTCTACGTCGCCCGCGTCCCGACCCGCCGCATCATGAGCGTGCGCATCACGATCGGCACGCGCTTCCCGGCGTACGCGACGAGCATGGGGCGCGTTCTGCTGGCGGGGCTGCGCCCGTCCGATGCGGATGCCGTGCTCACGGCATCCGATCTTCGTCCGCTGACCGAACGCACGCTCGCCGGACCCGCGGTGTTGCGGGAGGAGCTCGCCGCCGTGCGCGCGCAGGGCTGGGCACTCGTCGACGGCGAGCTCGAGCCCGGTCTGCGCTCGGTCGCCGTGCCGCTGCACGGCCGCGACGGGCGCGTGGTCGCGGCGGTGAACGTGTCCACGAGCGCGACCAGGGATTCGGTCGAGCACGTGCGGGACGCGTATCTCCCCGCGCTCCGGGCAGCCGCCGCCGCGATCGATGCCGAGCTGCACCTGGTCTGA
- a CDS encoding 3-oxoacid CoA-transferase subunit B produces MSTRISREDLARRIAADIREGSYVNLGIGAPTLVANFLPDDQEIVLHTENGLLGMGPAPDAAHVDPDLINAGKQAVTALPGAAYFHHADSFGMMRGGHLDVCVLGAFQVSEGGDLANWSTGAPGSIPAVGGAMDLAIGAKAVYVMTDLLTKTGESKLVVACTYPLTGVGCVTRVYTDHAVFDVTPDGFAVREAFGDNTVASLSELTGLTLSESEI; encoded by the coding sequence ATGAGCACCCGCATCAGCCGCGAGGACCTCGCCCGGCGCATCGCCGCCGACATCCGCGAAGGCTCGTACGTGAACCTCGGCATCGGCGCGCCGACCCTCGTGGCCAACTTCCTGCCCGACGACCAGGAGATCGTCCTGCACACGGAGAACGGGCTGCTCGGGATGGGACCGGCGCCGGATGCCGCGCACGTCGACCCGGATCTGATCAACGCCGGCAAGCAGGCGGTGACCGCCCTTCCGGGGGCGGCGTACTTCCACCACGCGGACTCGTTCGGGATGATGCGCGGCGGCCATCTCGACGTGTGCGTGCTCGGCGCGTTCCAGGTGTCCGAGGGCGGAGACCTGGCGAACTGGTCGACCGGGGCGCCCGGCTCGATCCCCGCGGTCGGCGGCGCGATGGACCTCGCGATCGGCGCCAAAGCCGTCTACGTCATGACCGACCTGCTCACCAAGACCGGCGAGTCCAAGCTCGTCGTCGCGTGCACGTATCCGCTCACCGGCGTCGGCTGCGTCACCCGGGTCTACACCGACCACGCCGTGTTCGACGTGACGCCCGACGGGTTCGCGGTGCGCGAAGCGTTCGGCGACAACACGGTCGCGTCGCTGTCCGAGCTCACCGGTCTGACCCTTTCGGAAAGCGAGATCTGA
- a CDS encoding acyl-CoA thioesterase, whose amino-acid sequence MTPAVPLDDRVVLRFLATPADTAAGGRSVAAGSVMEWIDKAGYACAVGWAGAYCVTAYVGNVRHRRPIPPGSLIEVQARLVHTGRSSMHVVVTVSSAEVSTRDYTPATTCVLIFVAKGADGRPTAVPQWQPVSRSDRKLAEAALERMDTRARIKQLMLDEEYTADSAAPQTTLRFLVPTGVVNFGGKAHGGTVMRWIDEAAYACAVAWAGASAQADHAVGVYSGGIHFLAPVRIGDLVEVSARIVLTGPHSMHISTRVSTADPRTPDDLTLTTQCLSVFVVPGDDGVALPVPVWEPVLPEDVRLHEHAREIVALRETIVPLAASLTLEP is encoded by the coding sequence GTGACCCCCGCCGTTCCCCTGGACGACCGCGTCGTCCTGCGCTTCCTCGCGACGCCCGCCGACACCGCCGCCGGGGGCCGCTCGGTCGCGGCCGGCAGCGTCATGGAGTGGATCGACAAGGCCGGCTACGCGTGCGCGGTCGGGTGGGCGGGAGCGTATTGCGTCACGGCGTACGTCGGCAACGTGCGCCATCGCCGGCCGATTCCGCCGGGGAGCCTCATCGAGGTGCAGGCGCGTCTCGTGCACACCGGCCGGTCGAGCATGCACGTCGTCGTGACGGTGTCGTCGGCCGAGGTCAGCACGCGGGATTACACGCCCGCGACGACGTGCGTGCTGATCTTCGTCGCGAAGGGTGCCGACGGGCGGCCGACCGCCGTGCCGCAGTGGCAGCCGGTGTCGCGGTCCGACCGCAAGCTCGCCGAGGCCGCGCTCGAGCGTATGGACACGAGGGCGCGTATCAAGCAGCTCATGCTCGACGAGGAGTACACCGCCGACTCCGCCGCGCCGCAGACCACGCTGCGCTTCCTCGTGCCGACCGGCGTGGTGAACTTCGGGGGCAAAGCGCACGGCGGGACGGTCATGCGCTGGATCGACGAGGCCGCGTACGCGTGCGCCGTCGCGTGGGCGGGCGCCTCGGCGCAGGCCGATCACGCGGTCGGGGTGTATTCGGGCGGCATCCACTTCCTCGCGCCCGTGCGCATCGGCGATCTCGTCGAGGTCAGCGCGCGCATCGTGCTGACCGGACCGCACAGCATGCACATCAGCACGCGGGTCTCCACCGCCGACCCGCGCACCCCCGATGACCTGACCCTCACGACACAGTGCCTGAGCGTGTTCGTCGTTCCCGGTGACGACGGCGTCGCGCTGCCGGTGCCGGTCTGGGAGCCGGTCCTCCCGGAGGACGTGCGTCTGCATGAGCACGCGCGCGAGATCGTGGCCCTGCGCGAGACGATCGTCCCGCTCGCCGCGTCCCTCACGCTCGAGCCGTAG
- a CDS encoding amidohydrolase family protein yields MTGTEAIAHGHTSGGFEKTPGWLDWYDGPSVPTFRVPVGAVDAHCHVFGPGAEFPFAPERKYTPCDASADQLFALRDRLGFDRNVIVQATCHGADNRALVDALRRSGGRARGVATVRKDVTDAELADLHDAGVRGVRFNFVKRLVDRLDTASLEEIVTKIAPLGWHVVIYFEAEDLPELYDFFSGIPTDVVVDHMGRPDVTKDPDGPEFGLFLRFLRENPNVWTKVSCPERLSVTGPRALDGEQHAYTDVVPFARRVVEEFSDRVLWGTDWPHPNLKDHMPDDGLLVDYIPQIATTEALQHKLLVENPLRLYWPEGA; encoded by the coding sequence ATGACGGGCACCGAGGCCATCGCGCACGGCCACACCAGCGGCGGCTTCGAGAAGACCCCGGGCTGGCTCGACTGGTACGACGGCCCGAGCGTGCCGACGTTCCGTGTGCCCGTCGGTGCCGTGGACGCGCACTGCCACGTGTTCGGCCCGGGCGCGGAGTTCCCGTTCGCCCCGGAGCGCAAGTACACGCCGTGCGACGCCTCGGCGGACCAGCTGTTCGCCCTGCGCGACCGCCTCGGGTTCGACCGCAACGTCATCGTGCAGGCGACGTGCCACGGCGCCGACAACCGCGCCCTCGTGGATGCCCTCCGCCGGAGCGGCGGGCGGGCGCGCGGTGTCGCAACCGTGCGGAAAGACGTGACGGATGCCGAGCTCGCCGACCTGCACGACGCGGGCGTCCGCGGCGTGCGGTTCAACTTCGTGAAGCGTCTCGTGGACCGCCTCGACACCGCGTCGCTCGAGGAGATCGTGACGAAGATCGCGCCGCTCGGCTGGCACGTCGTGATCTACTTCGAGGCCGAGGACCTGCCCGAGCTCTACGACTTCTTCTCCGGCATCCCCACGGATGTCGTCGTGGACCACATGGGTCGCCCGGATGTCACGAAGGATCCTGACGGACCCGAGTTCGGGCTCTTCCTGCGGTTCCTCCGCGAGAACCCGAACGTGTGGACCAAGGTCTCGTGCCCGGAGCGCCTCTCGGTCACGGGACCCCGGGCACTCGACGGCGAGCAGCACGCGTACACCGACGTCGTGCCGTTCGCCCGACGCGTGGTCGAGGAGTTCTCCGACCGCGTGCTGTGGGGGACCGACTGGCCCCACCCGAACCTGAAGGACCACATGCCCGACGACGGGCTGCTGGTCGACTACATCCCGCAGATCGCGACGACGGAGGCGCTGCAGCACAAGCTGCTCGTCGAGAACCCGTTGCGCCTCTACTGGCCCGAAGGAGCATGA
- a CDS encoding C-glycoside deglycosidase beta subunit domain-containing protein: protein MLLERDLIQSVGFRNVREDGEITGFQLRLRMPSYRGMAASLIDGVAVKVGDLVDVPADVPLWTLQGKTYTLAELWESDGVRWPLEDAAIITVPHPGGLPDGVHEVSIELRLRMSYIPQEHQPSTYAVTKHVTLSPEASGAPFRYSVSLYSFMGDYGTVLDLETAMAGIADLGATGIEILGEGHIPNYPNPTQEWVDDWFRLLSTYGLEPTNYGSWIDTRLHSSGPNGRDMTVEEGVQQLQRDLRLAKRLGFRFVRPKIGVVSSDLVPHPIWTEVIEQSLPLAEELDVIICPEIHSPTPIKHEVVDEYIEFIERTGTKHFGILIDTGIFQDRPIPLKPGELPGRRPAFLDGIGVDPADFAAVAPYVVFIQAKFHDIDENLEDQQIPWEPVLRAIKNAGYTGYLSSEYEGEREPWRSIEQVRRQHSLMRQVADAL from the coding sequence ATGCTCCTCGAGCGAGACCTCATCCAGTCCGTCGGATTCCGCAACGTCCGCGAGGACGGCGAGATCACCGGCTTCCAACTTCGGCTGCGGATGCCGTCCTACCGCGGGATGGCGGCATCCCTGATCGACGGCGTCGCGGTGAAGGTCGGCGACCTCGTCGACGTCCCCGCCGACGTGCCGCTGTGGACGCTTCAGGGAAAGACCTACACGCTCGCAGAGCTGTGGGAGAGCGACGGCGTCCGCTGGCCGCTCGAAGATGCGGCGATCATCACGGTCCCGCATCCCGGCGGTCTCCCCGACGGCGTGCACGAAGTGTCGATCGAGCTGCGGCTGCGCATGTCGTACATCCCGCAGGAGCATCAGCCCTCGACCTACGCCGTCACCAAGCACGTCACGCTCTCGCCCGAGGCGAGTGGCGCGCCGTTTCGCTACAGCGTGAGCCTGTACAGCTTCATGGGCGACTACGGCACCGTGCTCGACCTCGAGACCGCGATGGCCGGCATCGCCGATCTGGGTGCCACCGGCATCGAGATCCTCGGCGAGGGGCACATCCCGAACTACCCGAACCCGACGCAGGAGTGGGTCGACGACTGGTTCCGCCTGCTCTCGACCTACGGGCTGGAGCCCACGAACTACGGGTCGTGGATCGACACCCGGCTGCACTCCAGCGGCCCGAACGGGCGGGACATGACGGTCGAGGAGGGCGTGCAGCAGCTCCAGCGCGACCTGCGACTCGCCAAGCGCTTGGGCTTCCGGTTCGTCCGGCCGAAGATCGGAGTCGTCTCGAGCGACCTCGTCCCGCACCCGATCTGGACCGAGGTCATCGAGCAGAGCCTTCCGCTCGCCGAAGAGCTCGACGTCATCATCTGCCCCGAGATCCACTCGCCGACCCCGATCAAGCACGAGGTCGTCGACGAGTACATCGAGTTCATCGAGCGCACCGGAACGAAGCACTTCGGCATCCTTATCGACACCGGCATTTTCCAGGACCGCCCGATCCCACTGAAGCCCGGCGAGCTGCCCGGCCGTCGCCCGGCGTTCCTCGACGGCATCGGCGTCGACCCCGCCGACTTCGCCGCCGTCGCCCCCTACGTGGTGTTCATCCAGGCGAAGTTCCACGACATCGACGAGAACCTCGAAGATCAGCAGATCCCCTGGGAGCCTGTGCTGCGCGCCATCAAGAACGCCGGCTACACCGGCTACCTCTCCAGCGAGTACGAAGGCGAGCGCGAGCCGTGGCGCTCGATCGAGCAGGTGCGCCGCCAGCACTCCCTCATGCGCCAGGTCGCCGACGCGCTCTGA
- a CDS encoding substrate-binding domain-containing protein — MRAISSMATRHLLADLAARAADAGFGLLEIESVGGVDAARRVAAGVPFDLVFLAADALERLAAAGHVDAASVTPIAVSQVAVAVPGAGSIDGPAFADAAGVREALRAATRIGFSTGPSGTALRALIEEWGLSAEIGDRLVQARAGVPVAQLLADGEVDLGFQQLSELAGQPGIRILGTLPRDCAIDTVFAGAVTTDSRAARGLLAFFGGRAAASVVRAHSFDPPA; from the coding sequence ATGAGGGCGATCTCGTCGATGGCGACCCGCCACCTGCTGGCCGACCTCGCGGCCCGGGCGGCGGATGCCGGCTTCGGCCTCCTCGAGATCGAATCGGTCGGCGGGGTCGACGCCGCGCGGCGGGTCGCCGCGGGGGTGCCGTTCGACCTCGTGTTCCTCGCCGCCGACGCGCTCGAGCGCCTGGCCGCCGCGGGGCACGTGGATGCGGCATCCGTCACCCCGATCGCCGTGTCGCAGGTCGCCGTCGCCGTTCCAGGAGCCGGCTCGATCGACGGCCCGGCCTTCGCGGACGCCGCAGGGGTGCGTGAGGCGCTCCGGGCGGCCACGCGCATCGGGTTCTCGACCGGCCCGAGCGGCACCGCGCTCCGCGCACTGATCGAGGAGTGGGGCCTGAGCGCCGAGATCGGCGATCGGCTCGTGCAGGCGCGGGCGGGCGTGCCCGTCGCGCAGCTGCTCGCGGACGGCGAGGTGGACCTCGGGTTCCAGCAGCTGAGCGAGCTCGCCGGCCAGCCGGGGATCCGCATCCTCGGGACGCTCCCGCGCGACTGCGCGATCGACACCGTGTTCGCCGGTGCGGTGACCACGGACTCGCGCGCCGCGCGCGGGTTGCTGGCGTTCTTCGGGGGTCGTGCGGCGGCATCCGTCGTACGCGCCCACAGTTTCGACCCGCCCGCGTGA
- a CDS encoding protocatechuate 4,5-dioxygenase subunit alpha/beta — protein MALDKPYKNIPGTTIFDADQARKGYHLNQFSMSLMKPENRERYLADREAYLDEWPLTPVQRQAVLDLDLNTCIAEGGNIYFLSKIGATHGLSFQQMAGSMTGMSEAAYRDMMVSGGRRPEGNRLKDLDGWAPPSTEKATTMRPDAPARFTSALFTSHVPAIGAAMDHGKTQEPYWKKVFDGYEWTRKWAKENTPDVVILVYNDHATAFDSNIIPTFVLGTGEHYPVADEGYGPRPVPDVKGYPELAAHIAQSVIQDDFDLTLVNEMVVDHGLTVPLSLVFGDVEEWPCRVIPLPVNVVQYPVPSGRRCYELGKAIRRALDKWEGPELNVQIWGTGGMSHQLQGPRAGLINEEWDNAFLDHLIADPLGLTEWSHMEYVDEAGSEGIELVDWLIARGAMDDQFGGGAPDVNHRFYHVPASNTAVGHLVISNPVAPEADAADTVSATVPEEVTV, from the coding sequence ATGGCACTGGACAAGCCGTACAAGAACATCCCCGGCACGACGATCTTCGACGCCGATCAGGCGCGCAAGGGGTATCACCTCAACCAGTTCTCGATGTCGCTCATGAAGCCGGAGAACCGCGAGCGGTACCTCGCCGATCGTGAGGCCTACCTCGACGAGTGGCCGCTGACCCCCGTCCAGCGTCAGGCCGTGCTCGACCTAGACCTGAACACGTGCATCGCCGAGGGCGGCAACATCTACTTCCTGAGCAAGATCGGCGCCACGCACGGGCTGAGCTTCCAGCAGATGGCCGGGTCGATGACGGGCATGAGCGAGGCCGCCTACCGCGACATGATGGTCTCGGGCGGTCGTCGTCCCGAGGGGAATCGCCTCAAGGACCTCGACGGCTGGGCGCCGCCGTCGACCGAGAAGGCGACGACGATGCGGCCGGACGCGCCGGCGAGGTTCACCTCGGCGCTGTTCACGTCGCACGTGCCGGCGATCGGCGCCGCGATGGATCACGGCAAGACCCAGGAGCCGTACTGGAAGAAGGTCTTCGACGGCTACGAGTGGACCCGGAAATGGGCGAAGGAGAACACGCCCGACGTCGTGATCCTCGTCTACAACGACCACGCGACCGCGTTCGACTCCAACATCATCCCGACGTTCGTGCTCGGTACCGGCGAGCACTATCCGGTCGCCGACGAAGGCTACGGCCCGCGTCCCGTGCCGGATGTGAAGGGGTACCCCGAGCTCGCCGCCCACATCGCCCAGTCCGTGATCCAGGACGACTTCGACCTCACCCTCGTGAACGAGATGGTCGTCGACCACGGACTGACCGTGCCGCTCTCGCTCGTGTTCGGCGATGTCGAGGAGTGGCCCTGCCGGGTCATCCCGCTCCCCGTGAACGTCGTGCAGTATCCCGTTCCGTCGGGGCGCCGCTGCTACGAGCTCGGCAAGGCGATCCGCCGGGCCCTGGACAAGTGGGAGGGCCCCGAACTCAACGTGCAGATCTGGGGCACGGGCGGGATGAGCCACCAGCTGCAGGGACCCCGCGCCGGCCTGATCAACGAGGAGTGGGACAACGCGTTCCTGGACCACCTGATCGCCGACCCGCTGGGGCTCACCGAATGGTCGCACATGGAGTACGTCGACGAGGCGGGCTCGGAGGGTATCGAGCTCGTGGACTGGCTGATCGCGCGCGGCGCGATGGACGACCAGTTCGGCGGTGGCGCGCCCGACGTGAACCACCGGTTCTATCACGTGCCGGCATCCAACACCGCCGTCGGCCACCTCGTGATCAGCAACCCCGTCGCGCCCGAGGCCGACGCTGCCGACACTGTGAGCGCCACCGTCCCCGAGGAAGTCACCGTATGA
- a CDS encoding 3-oxoacid CoA-transferase subunit A produces the protein MIDKTVRNAAAAVAGIADGSTVMIGGFGRAGQPVELIDALIAQGAGDLTIVANNAGNGDTGLAALLAAKRVRKIICSFPRQHDSWVFDGLYRAGEIELEIVPQGNLAERIRAAGAGIGAFFSPTGVGTELAAGKEARIIDGRDYVLEYPIRADVALISALKADRWGNLVYRETARNFGPIMASAATTSIVQVDEIVPLGSLDPETVVTPGIFVDRVVAVDERAWLHGGAFVGGVDLEGRPVAASVNGAAE, from the coding sequence ATGATTGACAAGACCGTCCGGAACGCCGCGGCGGCGGTCGCCGGCATCGCCGACGGCTCGACCGTCATGATCGGAGGGTTCGGTCGCGCCGGACAGCCGGTCGAGCTCATCGATGCGCTCATCGCGCAGGGCGCAGGCGACCTCACGATCGTGGCGAACAACGCGGGCAACGGCGACACGGGCCTGGCGGCACTGTTGGCGGCGAAGCGCGTGCGCAAGATCATCTGCTCCTTCCCGCGCCAGCACGACTCCTGGGTGTTCGACGGCCTGTACCGCGCGGGCGAGATCGAACTCGAGATCGTGCCGCAGGGCAACCTCGCCGAGCGCATCCGCGCCGCGGGCGCCGGCATCGGGGCGTTTTTCTCGCCGACCGGCGTCGGCACCGAGCTCGCCGCAGGCAAAGAGGCCCGCATTATCGACGGCCGCGACTACGTGCTCGAATACCCCATCCGCGCCGACGTCGCCCTCATCAGCGCACTGAAGGCCGACCGCTGGGGCAACCTCGTCTACCGCGAGACCGCGCGCAATTTCGGTCCGATCATGGCGTCGGCCGCGACCACCTCGATCGTGCAGGTCGACGAGATCGTGCCCCTCGGCTCGCTCGATCCCGAGACGGTCGTCACCCCCGGCATCTTCGTCGACCGCGTCGTCGCCGTCGACGAACGAGCCTGGCTTCACGGGGGAGCCTTCGTCGGAGGCGTCGATCTCGAGGGCCGGCCGGTGGCGGCATCCGTGAATGGAGCAGCCGAATGA